The nucleotide window tcattttcattcaaaagtAAAATCTGattagatttttcagttaacatccagtttttttgtctttttcctttttttaataaagggcaaaattgtcagattttttaatttgtaataataaaatgttaaaagaccattttgccatTCATTAAAAtggagaaaaaagacaaaaaaaaacatgATTTTAACAGAAAAATCTGatcagattttgattttgatgaaaatgacaacaaaattgaaactacATAGACTCAGTtaaaaagatttgagttttggaaTAAAGTGACAGAAATGATTTGAGTTTTGAAACAAAGTGACAAAAGTGATCAAACCAGACATTTTGGACaggagttaatagccaaaatggtccctgaggtttgctcacttttgccactttagtccaaaatccaaaatttttaaatctgggtccctagggtttgcattttgttgccattttagtctaaatttTAAAAACCcccttttttgactgttgcaaccagcctattttgtccttttgcgTAGGGTATTCTGGGTTCTTGATCTGAGTTTGTTATAATAACTCATAAAAATGACGAAAATACcctgcacaaaaggacaaaaataggctggttgcaacagtcaaaaaagggagtttttgaaatttggactaaaatgacaacaaaatgcaaacctcagggacctagatttaaaaattttggattttagactaaagtggcaaaagtgagcaaacctgaTAGACCATTTTAGCTATTAACTCTTTTGACAGATtaccttttttttattattaaaagagtaaattacaagttttgtcctttatgtttacatcaaatttcaagcgctgtcctttagcgcaaaagttgacaggcgctgtcctttacctttcaaaatcttgcacgttttgtcctttaggccaaacccagttagattttttggttaaatctgatcatgtgccttgcacatgagggcaatCTTATCATTTCACCCTTCCAAGGATTATTTTGTAAAGAAATTTTATGTAGGGGCTATTCTGTattaaagttaaaaataaaataaaaaatctaTCTTCAAACACAATAAccattctctttctctctctgaaACAAAATCAGATACTTACCTCCTCCATCTActatctctctctctaaaacaacccCCACAACTCATCTGCCATTGACACCAACCACCACCGCACCCACCTAAGACAACCACCTCTCCCTACTctttctatctctctctctcttcaccttatgacgccaccaccaccgtcttCACCAACACCACCATATGCAACCACCACCGTTTCATCTCCTCCGCTGCAACCACGACTGTCTTCACCACCGCCACCGTCGTCTTCACCATCcaaccaccacctcctccactgCAAGCACCAACTTTAACGCCGCCTCCCCCATCGGAACCCTAACCCCAAATAGATCAGACAACACCCCAATACTTGACCAAAACAGTGAACTTAATTTCACAGCTTAACCGTTGGTTAAAATTGTTTGTGACACACAACAAATCCAAATATATAACAGAGCACTTATAGTAAAAAGAAGTACACTAATGAATTTGAACCAAATTTTGTAGAAAATCAACTCAATTAAACCAAATAGATATATCCAAATTCTAACAGAATGTTTTGTAACTACAAATCTCTAATTCATGAACTAATCATCATCCACCAGCACACACTAAACACACTAAACATTTAAAATCACAATAACCCCTAATTTCAATCAATTCTGACTCCTAGAGATCAAAACCCCCCAATCTCAAAACTCAAAAAGGCATCAATAGAAGCACACTGGATATGAGGCGACGTCAACCACTGGTGGAGACTGCGTGATTGTGAACAGGGGTGGGTGGTGTTGGTCGGTTGGTGTTGACGGAGGTGTGATGGCTAATGGTAACATGGgtgggttgtgatggtgatggtggggagagagagaggaagagatGAGAGAGTGAAAAAGTgtggttttggttttgttgcaggTGGTGGCggggtgggaggtggtggtgggttgatGGTGGTAGTCGGTGAAGTCTGAgtgttgtagagagagagagagaagagagagagagagagagaagagagagaggggGACTTTCATATTACAGAGAGTTCATATTTTCTATTTTAAGTTTGGTACCCTAAATAAAATTTTCTTACAAAATAATCCTTGGAACggtgaaatgacaaaattgccctcatgtgcaaggcacatgatcaaatttaaccaaaaaatctaactgggtttggcctaaagtacaaaacgtgcaagattttgaaaggtaaaggacagcgcctgtcaacttttgcgctaaaggacagcgcctgaaatttgatgtaaacataaaggacaaaacttgtaatttactcttattaaaATCGTTTGGTGGTTTTTGAATTATTATTTAAGTTGTATAAAGTATAGGCTGGGGCAAAATGAAATTAAGTTtagtgatttttttattaaaataattagtTTCGGCGAAAAGACTTGGAAGGTAATTACAGCCGGAAGTATTTGAAAGTTGGGCCCCATTATCAAAGGTTTTGCTTTATTGTGGTTGTTATGGATGGGCCGATTAGTAACTATGATTTTGACACGTGTAATCGACTAATAGCGGATTATAAGACTGAGTGTAGTGGGGAACCTTTTGAGTGGGCGTCTTGCGACACGTGGCGCCACGTCACATAAGAGGATTTTGACCAAAAAAGGGGGAGTGGGGCAACCTTGCTGGGTGGGGCGTCTTGCGACACGTGGCGCCACGTCACATAAGAGGATTTTGACCAAAAAAGGGGGAGTGGGGCAACCTTGCTGGGTGGGGCGTCTTGCGACACGTGGATTGAtttattttgtcttttttatgtaaaagatataaaaaaagtcctattttttataaaagtcTTTTTTTACTTcaaccaaaataaaaaaatacatcaactaaaaaaaaatttacttcaaccaaaataaaaaaaatacatcaactaaaaaaaaattacttcaaccaaaataaaaaaatacatcaactaaaaaaaaattacttCAACAAAGGTTATATTTTTCTCGAATTTCTTGCTTCATTTGCTCGGCTAAAGCGAGCTCGGCTCCAGTAAGATTTGTCGTGTCGGTTGTTAATATTTGCAAATCAAGTGCTTTTTGACGACTTTCTTTCAGCTTTAGCTTTCGGTCCCCGTGTTCTTTTTTTAAGTTGATCCGTTGTTGGCTCGTTTGCAACAAGCCGTCTAACTTATTGGTCACTTTTTCGAACGTTTCGGTGTAGTCGATTCGTACACCGCTAGAAGACGGTTGGGCGGCTTTTTTGGCCCTATCTCGGCCAACCGGCCGTCGTGGTGGTTGAAACGCTTCAGCCTCTTCATGTGGCTCTTCGTTGTCTTCCTCAATGTCGTTGAGATTTATTTGACACCGAGCATCCGACCCGGTACTTTGATGGTCGTTTGAGGATGAGGTTTTTGACCGCTTAGCCGACGGTTGGCCACGAGTTTTAAATGGATCGAAGGCGATGACTGTGTGAAATTTCGAACTCCTTCTTAAAAATTGCCAAATAGCAAGATAAGGAAACGCCTTCTTGTGTTCGACTCGGAATTCATTTTGGGCGTTTGCTTGGAGCATCGCATTGTCGGAACCACTTTGGCGCACACGCGAGTTACTTAGGCGAGTGTATATTTGGTTCTTCACCCGGTGTTTTCCTCTTGTGTGAACGTTTCTTTTTTTGAGGTTCAACATCATTTTGACCGACATCGAACTGGGTCTCCGGAACTTCTTCGTCATCTAAATCAACCACTAGATGGAATacaaacaaagttaaaaaaaaaacatattctttacaaaaaaatatctaaaaaattTATACCATTTTGTTGTCTCGATCCTCCAACGTTTTGAAAACCACCGGGTTGTTGTGTGTTCCAAGTGGTGAACCCCATATGTTGCGGTATGGGCGTATTGTTGTAGTATACTTGCGGTGTAGGGCTAGCAATGTGCATATTATTGAAATAGGCGTAAAAAGCGGGGTTATTTAAAATGTTTGGGTCCGCCATATCGGGTTGTGGATTGGAAGATTGTGTATTTTGGTTGAAAGGAGGGATGTTGTGGGGATACATTTTGATGAGTTGATAGAAGATTGGTATAAATTTTGATGATTTGAGAGAAGATTGTGGTAAAAATGTGTTTGATATGGGGTATTATTTATAAAGgttggatttaaaaaaaaaaaaaaagcttggCCAAACTATCCGTTGGCAACGGATACATTGTGGGAAAGTGTGAGAGTTGGGCGACGTGGTTGAGTCGGGCAAGAGGGGGTCGCCACCCAAGTCGCCCCCGGGGGCGGTGTTCCAGGCGATACCAGGCGATCTGGAGGTGGGAGTCGCCCCACTCCCCTCAGTCTAATTTAGAGCATCTCTAACGTTGTAGACGAGTGTGAAATTAGACCTGACACTTTAGCATGCCACGTTATTCTACATCCTCCCTTCTACACCTATACCTCACATTCTAATTCTAATTTTATATAAAAAGAACATTAAAATATAAAACACTTGTGTCGTCCTCAATCCATGGGTCTGGACGAATCCGCTTGAGCTGACAAGACCACTCCCCACCTCATCCTCCAACGTTTATAGCTATTTGGATTTGGAGTCTGGAATTCGGACTTGTTCGAAATGGGTGCGATGGAGATGTTGTATCTAGAGCTATAAATGAACAGAACTTTCAacgaacagtttgtgaaccgttcagatggaagtttgtttatgttcgctTGTTTAATTGATGaataaacatgaacaagaaattccgttctgctggttaaatgaatgaacacgaacagaTGTCTCATTCGTTCAATTGCGTCCGTAAACGTTCCGTaaagtgttcgtgaacattcattCGTTCATattcgtttgtttatgttgttcattaaaaataattttgcatttatttattttatctaaacTTATTTATATTcttaaattattatttatttcattacccaaacaaatgaaataaaaaacCCTATCTCCGCCTTGTGTATGCACCGTTCCACTTTCCTTCTTATTATTTACATCGAAAAATACCATCGACATTCATTCACCGATTAGGGCTTTAAGGTCTAGCGCCGCTCCCTCTCACCATTCATCTCTAGCCACCGTCATCTTCGCTAATTTTATATGTGTTCCTTTGTGTTCGTGAACACGTTCCTTTCCTTattgaacgaacacgaacagaaatctcgttcggtaagtgttgaTGAACCATTCGTGAACACATTATAtctttaacgaacgaacacgaacaaggtcttgttcgtgttcgtttggttcatttacagccctagttACATCCGTTGTTTTAGGTGAATTTTTATGCATTTATTTAATTGGTTGTGTTCATTATTATACATTTAAGGTGCCATTTATTAGTCATTATGTATTGAGTTAATATGAAACAAACCCTTGTATGAAAAAGTATCTCAACTTCTTCTTGTTATATTAAAATCAGTTAACTTGTTCGGCAATATGTTGGATGAAATCAGAACTTTATGGTTCCTTTTTGGTCACAAATCGATCCAAGCTTGCATCTCTAGACCGATCTCAATGATGCAGTTTTAGTTCTTGTAACCAAGTGTGTTGGGTGGGTGGCTAGCTTGCTAGCAGTCTATATGTATGTATTTGGTGGCTAGATTGTTTGGGGTCTGTATATGTTTAGTTATTGTTTGTTGTGgtttaacaacaacaacaacaacaacaaaaaaaaaaaaaaaaaaaaaaaaaaaaaaaaacactaaacttGATTAAAGTGTACTTATTGATAAAATGTTA belongs to Helianthus annuus cultivar XRQ/B chromosome 5, HanXRQr2.0-SUNRISE, whole genome shotgun sequence and includes:
- the LOC110944003 gene encoding uncharacterized protein LOC110944003: MLQANAQNEFRVEHKKAFPYLAIWQFLRRSSKFHTVIAFDPFKTRGQPSAKRSKTSSSNDHQSTGSDARCQINLNDIEEDNEEPHEEAEAFQPPRRPVGRDRAKKAAQPSSSGVRIDYTETFEKVTNKLDGLLQTSQQRINLKKEHGDRKLKLKESRQKALDLQILTTDTTNLTGAELALAEQMKQEIREKYNLC